Proteins encoded by one window of Triplophysa rosa linkage group LG19, Trosa_1v2, whole genome shotgun sequence:
- the LOC130570391 gene encoding complement C1q subcomponent subunit C-like: protein MNTQTVSAQCSQYAANMFDRHQISGISGIIVIVSLCFSLVSMGTCPDAGTPGLPGIPGLPGRDGRERINGDKGDPGIPLKPADATKKGEKGEPGVIGSPGKRGRPGEAGDIGPPGPPGEPGDQGESGDTTSLLQSVFSVSRLTRNPPEPHAVIRFSKNITLINSHFNNEGKFVCQISGYYYFVFHASSYDKNLCVFLMVDGSKLATFCDHHKSSKSQQAPSGGLAVYLRQNQNVWLQTNSYNGMFAGDMGDSVFSGFLIHAL from the exons atgaacactcAGACAGTCAGCGCTCAGTGTTCTCAATACGCAGCCAACATGTTTGATCGTCATCAAATTTCTGGAATTTCTGGAATCATTGTCATAGTTTCTCTCTGCTTCTCTCTGGTATCCATGGGCACTTGTCCTGATGCGGGCACACCTGGTTTGCCAGGTATCCCTGGGCTTCCTGGACGCGATGgaagagagagaataaatggaGATAAAGGAGATCCAG GGATTCCTCTCAAACCGGCCGATGCTACAAAAAAAGGAGAAAAGGGAGAGCCTGGAGTTATAGGAAGCCCTGGGAAGAGAGGTCGCCCTGGTGAAGCTGGTGACATAGGGCCACCTGGTCCCCCTGGAGAGCCAGGAGATCAGGGTGAATCTGGAGACACCACATCTCTTCTGCAGTCTGTGTTCAGCGTATCACGTCTTACAAGAAACCCACCAGAACCCCATGCTGTTATACGCTTCAGTAAAAATATCACCCTTATCAACAGCCATTTCAATAATGAGGGCAAATTTGTTTGTCAAATTTCTGGCtactattattttgtgtttcatgcATCTTCATATGacaaaaatctgtgtgttttcCTAATGGTCGATGGAAGTAAGTTAGCTACTTTCTGTGATCATCATAAAAGCTCCAAAAGCCAGCAAGCGCCTTCTGGTGGCTTGGCAGTTTACCTGAGACAAAACCAGAACGTTTGGCTACAAACAAACAGCTATAATGGCATGTTTGCAGGGGATATGGGTGACAGTGTTTTTTCAGGTTTTCTGATCCATGCTCTTTAA
- the fbxo40.2 gene encoding F-box only protein 40: MSRYRRTVPKLHRHCEICFSRRCKAPIETSVSCMVINCRLLCGASFHMCKDDEHSLLCPNEKVPCLNANYGCPFTMCRSRLAKHLEVCPASIVCCSVEWNRWPVENPDAPLYINLFKEIREQESLDLSMALRDQKHLCARLKMRNCFPELMEEREEETNLTEEEEEGDNAVDKENYNPFEKMFSRERGGCKQAETDASKTKTSPKGSSETKLQETLKEPEKGEDTFYDLTKTGLSPWQDGVLERLGQELKPNEFNLYIVHHGRMLISFGQMDACTPRERDFVYGNLEPIPVQTLRSFTVPSSYKQKRIQFKDSSTRVMTEHKCVGTSDVKASEKDSHEMDEMFATLLCSAEAEIRGHKISETVPTDGLYVDIATQTYNFATTPFKYSASLAEVTADGDLKLYVQLDAETVTLRHNKSTSAFTFVCGHFFRRDEFASHFKNVHSDIQSCLSGWFEQRCPLAYLGCTFSQRRLQPATQRATVHYNQDLSIFTLTPDVPTCLMDGSQNAVAFKTRVKYEDSLSNLPFEVLCHIAGYLDSFTLSQLALVSGLFRDVCATHLQDRGMVTLKWHKKSYSHGGTRWKPTIVWEFSTLFSKVGSWCVDDTASMSEHLKHCPFYQTEMKTEPFALTSMCDTKEDERHSLVT, encoded by the exons ATG AGCCGATATAGGAGAACCGTTCCAAAGCTGCACAGGCATTGTGAGATCTGTTTCAGCCGTCGCTGCAAAGCCCCCATCGAGACCTCCGTGTCGTGCATGGTCATCAACTGTCGCTTGCTCTGTGGTGCCTCCTTCCACATGTGTAAAGATGACGAGCACTCCCTGCTGTGTCCCAACGAGAAGGTGCCTTGCCTCAATGCTAACTACGGCTGTCCTTTCACCATGTGTCGCTCAAGGTTGGCCAAACACTTGGAGGTGTGTCCTGCAAGCATCGTCTGCTGCTCGGTGGAGTGGAACCGTTGGCCTGTCGAGAACCCTGACGCTCCTTTGTATATTAACCTCTTTAAAGAGATCCGTGAGCAGGAGTCACTTGACCTCTCCATGGCACTGAGAGACCAGAAACATCTGTGTGCTAGGTTGAAAATGAGAAACTGTTTTCCTGAGTTGATGGAGGAACGAGAAGAGGAAACAAATCTGacggaggaggaggaagagggagACAACGCCGTTGACAAAGAGAACTACAATCCGTTCGAAAAAATGTTCAGCAGGGAAAGGGGAGGTTGCAAGCAGGCCGAGACAGATGCGTCCAAGACAAAAACATCACCAAAAGGTTCCTCCGAAACAAAGCTGCAAGAAACATTAAAAGAACCTGAAAAGGGAGAAGACACATTTTATGACCTCACCAAAACAGGACTGTCACCCTGGCAAGATGGCGTCCTGGAAAGACTCGGGCAGGAGTTAAAACCCAATGAGTTCAACTTGTATATAGTGCACCACGGTCGCATGTTGATCTCCTTCGGTCAGATGGATGCTTGcacgcccagagagagagatttcGTTTATGGGAACCTGGAGCCGATACCAGTCCAGACTCTACGCTCCTTCACCGTCCCTTCTAGTTACAAACAAAAACGCATTCAATTTAAAGACTCTTCCACCAGGGTGATGACTGAGCACAAGTGTGTGGGAACATCTGACGTGAAAGCGTCTGAGAAAGATAGCCATGAGATGGATGAGATGTTCGCCACCTTACTTTGTTCCGCCGAGGCTGAAATACGAGGCCACAAAATAAGCGAAACCGTGCCCACAGATGGACTTTACGTTGACATCGCGACACAGACGTATAACTTCGCCACAACTCCCTTTAAGTACAGCGCATCCCTCGCTGAAGTTACAGCAGACGGGGATTTGAAACTCTACGTTCAGCTTGATGCCGAAACCGTTACGCTCAGACACAACAAATCGACATCAGCGTTCACATTTGTTTGTGGTCATTTCTTTCGAAGGGATGAGTTCGCCTCGCATTTCAAGAACGTGCATTCGGATATCCAGTCTTGTCTGAGCGGCTGGTTTGAGCAGAGATGCCCATTGGCTTACCTTGGTTGCACATTCAGTCAGAGAAGACTCCAGCCGGCCACGCAAAGAGCCACAGTGCACTACAACCAAGACCTGAGCATCTTCACCCTCACACCTGACGTTCCTACATGTTTGATGGATGGTTCACAGAACGCAGTTGCATTTAAGACACGTGTGAAATATGAAGATTCTCTCAGCAATCTTCCTTTTGAGGTGCTCTGCCACATTGCTGGTTACCTGGATAGTTTTACGCTGTCGCAGCTTGCCTTGGTCTCAGGACTGTTTAGGGATGTTTGTGCCACACATCTTCAGGATAGAGGAATGGTGACCTTGAAATGGCACAAAAAGTCATACTCTCACGGAGGAACCCGCTGGAAACCAACTATA GTCTGGGAGTTCAGTACTCTTTTCAGTAAAGTGGGTAGTTGGTGCGTTGATGACACAGCGTCAATGTCTGAGCATCTGAAACATTGTCCATTCTACCAAACTGAAATGAAAACCGAGCCATTTGCCCTGACCAGTATGTGTGACACCAAAGAGGATGAGAGACACAGTTTGGTCACTTAA
- the fbxo40.1 gene encoding F-box protein 40.1 — MGKQRTQASKPHRHCESCHSRRCKTPVEISVSCVIISCRVLCGAVFHLCKEEEHMLLCPNERVPCLNVEYGCPFTMCRSKLAKHLEVCPASVISCSMEWNRWPIEETETPEFYQNVLKESYAQEPLDLSMALRDQQHLFESLKMKMLFPELIERVAEDVMVLEGAVGGEPLPNGVEESSACADGASNVECQEEGLTQEEREALAKNPDVVDLESYNVWERMFSMELSGCKHTIKTLGQNLTSTGGKGIKPQANPSRLEIFKEEPQVQNESNGYEMDEDKYLIATSLFACDTRPKKKFLYKRLEPMKIKIVRSFEVPSSFKAKQSRIRNPSHYKKVSVSVDTSDLGVEIDDMPKWDEVQATLLCSLEKELRGHLIAESSSTDALLVDVGTQTYDFYSAPFKPETSLEDLTADRPLKLHFQIQTESVTRRHNKSSSAFTYLCNHIFRRDEFPSHFKNVHSDIQSCASGWFEQRCPLAYLGCTFIQRRFQPSSHRATVFYNKDLSTFCLRPEVSDRLYEGMKTVTLERKRARNTDALSRLPFEVLVHIAGFLDSFTLSQLALVSQLMREVCGTLLHERGMVSLKWEKKVYSHGGWCWRSRKKVWQFSNLFSTVNGWCFDQIPPISEHLKQPFLLHQSGKDTDFSGCVCLLCFLWFGEERLFSVRITVGYRMGKMVCKEFPEGMACQDQKEKKDNQHCR; from the exons ATG GGCAAGCAAAGAACGCAAGCATCCAAGCCTCATCGGCACTGTGAGAGCTGCCACAGCCGACGCTGCAAGACCCCGGTCGAGATTTCGGTCTCGTGCGTGATCATCAGCTGCCGTGTCCTGTGCGGTGCCGTGTTCCACCTGTGCAAAGAAGAAGAACATATGCTTCTGTGCCCAAACGAGAGGGTCCCTTGTCTCAACGTTGAATATGGCTGCCCGTTCACCATGTGCCGCTCAAAGCTGGCTAAGCACCTGGAAGTGTGCCCTGCCAGCGTCATCTCCTGCTCTATGGAATGGAACCGCTGGCCCATCGAAGAAACCGAGACACCTGAGTTCTATCAAAACGTTTTAAAGGAGAGCTACGCTCAGGAACCTCTCGATCTGTCCATGGCTCTGAGAGATCAGCAACATCTGTTTGAGTCTCTCAAAATGAAGATGCTCTTTCCTGAACTTATTGAACGGGTGGCTGAAGATGTTATGGTGCTGGAGGGGGCCGTGGGAGGGGAACCGCTCCCGAATGGGGTCGAGGAATCGTCTGCATGTGCTGACGGTGCTTCAAATGTCGAGTGTCAAGAAGAAGGTCTGACTcaagaggagagagaagcaTTGGCGAAAAATCCTGACGTGGTTGATCTCGAAAGCTATAACGTTTGGGAGAGAATGTTCAGTATGGAATTGAGTGGTTGCAAACATACTATAAAAACTTTAGGGCAGAATCTGACATCCACGGGTGGGAAGGGAATAAAACCACAGGCCAACCCAAGCAGGTTAGAAATCTTCAAGGAAGAGCCGCAGGTGCAAAACGAGAGTAACGGATACGAAATGGATGAAGATAAATACCTCATTGCTACGTCTCTTTTTGCGTGCGACACGAGACCCAAAAAGAAATTTTTGTATAAACGTCTAGAGCCCATGAAAATTAAAATCGTCCGCAGTTTCGAAGTCCCAAGCAGTTTTAAAGCGAAACAAAGCCGCATTCGTAACCCCTCGCATTACAAGAAGGTAAGTGTAAGCGTCGACACGTCTGACTTGGGTGTCGAAATCGACGACATGCCAAAATGGGATGAGGTTCAAGCAACTTTGCTGTGCTCTCTGGAGAAGGAATTACGGGGACACCTCATAGCTGAATCCAGCTCCACAGATGCTCTTCTTGTGGACGTCGGAACACAGACATACGATTTTTACTCCGCCCCATTCAAACCAGAGACCTCACTGGAAGACCTCACTGCTGACCGACCCCTGAAACTTCACTTCCAGATTCAGACTGAAAGCGTCACTAGAAGACACAACAAATCTAGCTCGGCGTTCACGTACCTGTGCAATCACATATTCAGGCGAGATGAGTTCCCGTCGCACTTCAAGAACGTCCACTCGGACATCCAGAGTTGCGCCAGCGGCTGGTTCGAACAGAGGTGCCCTCTCGCCTATCTTGGCTGCACTTTCATTCAAAGAAGGTTTCAACCCAGCTCTCATAGAGCGACGGTCTTCTACAATAAAGACCTGAGCACATTTTGCCTCAGACCGGAGGTTTCAGATCGTTTATATGAAGGTATGAAGACGGTGACTTTGGAGAGGAAGCGTGCGAGGAATACAGATGCTCTGAGTAGGTTACCTTTTGAAGTTCTGGTCCACATCGCTGGATTTCTTGACAGCTTTACTCTGTCCCAGTTGGCTCTGGTCTCTCAATTGATGAGGGAGGTGTGTGGCACCTTGCTTCATGAAAGAGGCATGGTCTCATTGAAGTGGGAGAAGAAGGTCTACTCTCATGGGGGTTGGTGCTGGAGGTCCAGGAAAAAG gTTTGGCAGTTTAGCAATCTCTTCTCCACTGTGAATGGCTGGTGTTTTGATCAAATCCCTCCAATCTCAGAACATCTAAAG CAACCTTTCCTTTTGCATCAGTCAGGAAAAGACACTG ATTTTTCAGGATGCGTTTGTTTGCTCTGTTTCCTGTGGTTTGGGGAGGAGCGTTTGTTTTCTGTCAGGATTACTGTCGGGTACAGGATGGGAAAGATGGTTTGCAAGGAATTCCCGGAAGGGATGGCATGCCAGGACCAAAAGGAGAAAAAGGACAACCAG CATTGCAGATAA